The following is a genomic window from Natranaerobius trueperi.
CTACCAATCTGCGCCACGCCCCGTTGTATAAATTATTATACAGAAATTATTGTGATATTTCAACCCTAGCTAGGGTATATTATAAATAAATTTGCAGCAAAAGTTAAAATGAGTTAAAATTTGTTAATAAGTTAATGATTATTATTTGTAATTAATCCCAAGGAGGTTTTAATATGAGTAATAAGCATACATTTGTAATGATAAAACCTGATGGTGTAGAGCGAGGGGATGTTGGCAACATTATATCACGCTTTGAAAACAAAGGGTTGGAGTTACAGAATATGAAACTTATGCATATTTCTAGAGACCTTGCCAAGAAACATTATCAAGAACATAAAGAAAAACCATTTTTCAATGAACTTATTGATTACATAACAAGTGGACCTGTAATTGTAATGATCTGGGAAGGTGAGAATGCAATTAGCGCTGTAAGATTTTTGATGGGAGCAACTGACCCACAAAAAGCTGAACCTGGATCTATAAGAGGGGATATGGCATTAAGTATTACTAAAAATATAGTGCATGGTTCAGACAGTGAAGAAAGTGCACAAAGGGAAATTAACTTATTCTTTAAGTAGAAGAAATGGGGGAGGGGAACTTAACTATGAAACAAATAGCTTTTGAACAATTTAAAATAAACGTCCATAAAAAAACTGGAATCAATTTAAATCAATATAAAGAAAAACAAATGAAAAGACGTTTAACTAGTTTAATGACTAAGAGAGGATTCTCTACTTTTGATGAGTATTGGCAGGCATTACAAAAAGATAAAGATCTCTATAGAGAATTTTTGGATAGAATCACTATTAATGTATCTGAATTTTTTAGAAATCCTCAACGTTGGGACATACTTGAAAACAGAATAATACCAAATTTAATTAAGCAAAAAAGAGATAACTTAAAAGTATGGAGTGCAGCTTGTTCTACTGGTGAAGAGGCTTACTCCTTAGTTATGTTACTTAATAAATTTTTCTCTTTAGATAAAGTCAACGTTTTAGCTACAGATGTAGATGAAACTGTCTTAAAAGAAGCTAAAAAAGGGAAATATTCACAAGAAAAAGTAAAAGAAGTGAATAAAGATCGAATTAAGAAGTATTTTGAGATTGAAGACAAGCTTTATCAAGTTAATAATCAAGTTAGAAAAAGAGTCACATTTAAAAAACATAATTTATTAGAAGATAAATATGAGTCAAATTTTGATTTAATTTTATGCCGTAACGTAATGATTTACTTTACTGAAGAGGCCAAAAAAAACTTGTATAGGAATTTCTATAATGCAT
Proteins encoded in this region:
- the ndk gene encoding nucleoside-diphosphate kinase produces the protein MSNKHTFVMIKPDGVERGDVGNIISRFENKGLELQNMKLMHISRDLAKKHYQEHKEKPFFNELIDYITSGPVIVMIWEGENAISAVRFLMGATDPQKAEPGSIRGDMALSITKNIVHGSDSEESAQREINLFFK
- a CDS encoding CheR family methyltransferase: MKQIAFEQFKINVHKKTGINLNQYKEKQMKRRLTSLMTKRGFSTFDEYWQALQKDKDLYREFLDRITINVSEFFRNPQRWDILENRIIPNLIKQKRDNLKVWSAACSTGEEAYSLVMLLNKFFSLDKVNVLATDVDETVLKEAKKGKYSQEKVKEVNKDRIKKYFEIEDKLYQVNNQVRKRVTFKKHNLLEDKYESNFDLILCRNVMIYFTEEAKKNLYRNFYNALSPGGVLFVGSTEQIFDANRIGFNSIETFFYQK